In a single window of the Paraclostridium sordellii genome:
- a CDS encoding aspartyl-phosphate phosphatase Spo0E family protein, whose product MKRKEEIKFLKIQLDLICEKQGLFSKEVIDLSQKLDLLIAIEQRENLNKLLLKV is encoded by the coding sequence TTGAAAAGAAAAGAAGAAATTAAATTCTTAAAAATTCAATTGGATTTAATTTGTGAAAAACAGGGGCTATTTAGTAAAGAAGTTATAGATCTCAGCCAAAAGTTAGATTTATTAATAGCAATAGAGCAAAGAGAAAATTTAAATAAATTATTGTTAAAAGTATAA
- a CDS encoding PepSY domain-containing protein — MKFKQIMLIGVGAILGGALSIATVVNANPSIGNNSISEVNSEEAKKIMLNKVPGAKITKFEFDSDGKIKKYDGTLIKDNIEYEIDVDSKTGKIIKFEKENIRIVKDTILKNSTSQKNNTFIGENKARELMLNQVPGAKVINFYLDNDNTPEYEGKLIKNNKEYEISIDAKTGTIVDFSEEVIKTSSAANKNNENITVNKPVDTNNNTVNKPIVNPNTANNYFDDDRYDNDIDDRHDDDRYDNDIDDRHDDDRYDNDIDDRYDD, encoded by the coding sequence ATGAAATTTAAACAAATAATGCTAATAGGAGTAGGGGCTATTTTAGGAGGAGCATTATCTATAGCAACAGTAGTTAATGCGAATCCAAGTATAGGAAACAATAGTATATCTGAAGTAAATTCAGAAGAAGCAAAAAAAATTATGTTAAACAAAGTTCCAGGAGCTAAAATTACTAAATTTGAGTTTGATTCAGATGGAAAAATAAAAAAATATGATGGAACTTTAATAAAAGATAATATTGAATATGAGATAGATGTAGATTCAAAAACTGGAAAAATTATAAAATTTGAGAAAGAAAACATTAGAATTGTAAAAGATACTATACTTAAAAATTCAACATCTCAAAAAAATAATACTTTCATAGGGGAAAATAAAGCTAGAGAATTAATGTTAAATCAAGTACCTGGTGCTAAAGTTATAAATTTTTATTTAGATAATGATAACACTCCAGAATATGAAGGAAAACTTATAAAAAATAATAAAGAATATGAAATATCTATAGATGCAAAAACAGGAACTATAGTAGATTTTAGTGAGGAAGTAATTAAAACCTCGTCTGCAGCTAATAAAAATAATGAAAATATTACTGTAAACAAGCCGGTAGACACAAACAATAATACTGTTAATAAACCTATAGTTAATCCAAATACTGCTAATAATTATTTTGATGATGACAGATACGATAATGATATAGACGATAGACATGATGATGACAGATACGATAATGATATAGACGATAGACATGATGATGACAGATATGATAATGATATAGACGATAGATATGATGATTAA
- a CDS encoding cold-shock protein gives MINGTVKWFNNEKGFGFISVEGGNDVFVHFSAIQTDGFKSLEEGQQVNFNIVKGARGPQAENVTVL, from the coding sequence ATGATAAATGGAACAGTAAAATGGTTTAACAATGAAAAAGGATTTGGTTTTATATCAGTAGAAGGTGGAAATGATGTATTCGTACATTTTTCAGCAATACAAACTGATGGGTTTAAATCATTAGAAGAAGGTCAACAAGTAAACTTTAATATAGTTAAGGGTGCTAGAGGTCCTCAAGCAGAAAACGTAACTGTATTATAA
- a CDS encoding helix-turn-helix domain-containing protein, translating to MNLQTIIKENRKKNNWSQDDLAKKLNISRQAVSKWETGESIPDIDKLIILSGIFSLTLDELIKGNTTEKTIVSEQQVIVKKESKKTIIDFLCYHWWLIITIVWYILLN from the coding sequence ATGAACTTACAAACAATAATAAAAGAAAATAGAAAGAAAAATAATTGGTCTCAAGATGATTTAGCTAAAAAATTAAATATTTCAAGACAAGCTGTATCAAAATGGGAAACAGGTGAATCTATACCTGATATAGATAAATTAATAATTCTTAGTGGAATATTTAGTTTAACTTTAGATGAATTAATTAAAGGGAATACTACAGAAAAAACAATTGTTTCAGAACAACAAGTTATTGTTAAAAAAGAAAGTAAAAAAACAATAATTGATTTTTTATGTTATCACTGGTGGTTAATCATAACCATCGTATGGTATATATTGTTAAATTAA
- a CDS encoding DUF7010 family protein, whose translation MKIPFLPKEISIQQDRFDFIKESRGGGFMLIAGSIFWFLSFALTYILKQNQIENFYIYGGLSVPILGYIFSKLLRLEFSQNQYRSLVAFSSGITVCCLPILFIIKDLNSNLILPILCIINASHLLILCWVHLDYLYAILVAFGVCIGILFIYSIPYQYTHFIGLIWGIISLCLGVYIHINTKNPLQGYKYIIITSS comes from the coding sequence ATGAAAATACCGTTTTTGCCAAAAGAGATTTCCATTCAGCAAGATAGATTTGATTTTATTAAAGAGTCCCGTGGTGGAGGTTTTATGCTAATTGCAGGATCTATCTTTTGGTTTCTATCATTTGCTTTAACCTACATATTAAAACAAAACCAAATAGAAAACTTTTATATCTATGGTGGATTAAGTGTACCAATACTAGGTTATATCTTTTCAAAATTATTAAGATTAGAATTTAGCCAGAATCAATATAGGTCTCTTGTAGCTTTTTCATCTGGAATTACAGTATGTTGCTTACCTATTTTATTTATAATAAAAGACTTAAATAGTAACTTGATATTACCAATTTTATGTATAATCAATGCTAGTCATTTACTAATTTTATGTTGGGTTCATTTAGATTATTTATATGCTATATTAGTTGCATTTGGAGTTTGTATAGGGATTCTGTTTATCTATTCAATTCCTTATCAATATACTCATTTTATAGGTTTGATCTGGGGAATTATATCCTTATGTCTAGGTGTATATATTCATATTAATACTAAAAATCCATTACAGGGATATAAGTATATTATTATAACTAGTTCTTAA
- a CDS encoding DUF3784 domain-containing protein: protein MKFIIMINVILGILSIFLGYQIKFKKKSSFINNYNSKSITDKKSYLNWIGCLELTIGSLILLITLVGYIIKSVLFIAFMDVLLIVILIFLLVLIDRKYIIK, encoded by the coding sequence ATGAAGTTTATAATAATGATAAATGTTATATTAGGAATTTTAAGTATATTTTTGGGATATCAAATAAAGTTTAAGAAAAAGTCGAGTTTTATAAATAATTATAATAGTAAAAGCATAACCGATAAAAAATCTTACCTAAACTGGATTGGATGTTTAGAATTAACTATTGGTTCATTAATATTACTTATAACATTAGTTGGGTATATTATTAAATCTGTTTTATTTATAGCTTTTATGGATGTATTATTAATAGTAATTCTTATATTTTTATTGGTATTAATTGATAGGAAATATATAATAAAGTAA
- a CDS encoding autorepressor SdpR family transcription factor: MSKAFKALSDKTRREILKLLNNKDMSAGEIAEHFDISKPSISKHLDILREAELISSEKKGQFVIYSINTSVIQEVLGNFLEIFKK, encoded by the coding sequence ATGAGTAAAGCATTTAAGGCTTTAAGCGATAAAACAAGAAGAGAAATATTAAAATTGCTTAATAATAAAGATATGAGTGCAGGTGAAATAGCCGAACATTTTGATATATCTAAGCCGTCAATATCAAAGCATTTAGATATTTTAAGAGAAGCAGAGCTTATAAGTTCTGAAAAGAAGGGGCAATTTGTAATTTATTCTATAAATACTTCTGTAATTCAAGAGGTTCTTGGAAACTTCTTAGAAATATTCAAAAAATAA
- a CDS encoding SdpI family protein, whose amino-acid sequence MKKINSTKTILLTISLLILGIGFIMSDGYIEILILGILGIVSLFLLNIQATNIVELSEDNPKVKTFRFLNMFNISIVILCFIFALSLPNNQLSITEYNKNLVICLMSVFMMFFGNLSPKIPFNRYLGLRLPWTIRDKETWKIAHKLVGYLSFPIATIMFIASFFFNGEIVGIIGILTWIIIPSIYSFIFYSKKLKGLN is encoded by the coding sequence ATGAAAAAAATTAACTCTACAAAAACTATATTATTAACCATATCACTTTTAATACTTGGTATAGGATTTATAATGTCTGATGGATATATTGAAATTTTAATATTAGGAATTTTAGGTATTGTTTCTTTATTTTTATTAAATATTCAAGCAACAAATATAGTAGAGTTATCAGAAGATAATCCTAAAGTTAAAACTTTTAGATTTTTAAATATGTTTAATATATCTATTGTTATACTTTGTTTTATATTTGCTCTATCATTACCAAATAATCAATTATCTATCACTGAATATAACAAAAACTTAGTTATTTGTTTGATGTCCGTATTTATGATGTTTTTTGGGAATTTATCACCAAAGATACCTTTTAATAGGTATTTAGGACTAAGACTTCCTTGGACAATAAGAGATAAAGAAACTTGGAAGATTGCACATAAATTAGTAGGGTATTTATCTTTCCCTATTGCAACAATAATGTTTATTGCATCATTTTTCTTTAATGGTGAGATAGTAGGAATTATTGGTATTTTAACTTGGATTATAATACCAAGTATATATTCTTTTATATTTTACTCTAAGAAATTAAAAGGTTTAAATTAA